The following nucleotide sequence is from Cicer arietinum cultivar CDC Frontier isolate Library 1 chromosome 2, Cicar.CDCFrontier_v2.0, whole genome shotgun sequence.
cttaaaataaccAACCACAAATAAAAAAGAGTCGTTCTCTTATTTAAGGTGACGCCAACTTCTAGAAGAAACAATTTAGTAAACAACTGATGTCTAACATCATTGGAAAACTAATCATTAAAAGTAGTTATGTTATATTTAAATAGGTTATTATCacgtatatttattttttttctttgcttaCTTTTTAATTCGTTATCTTAACGTGGTAcattgttattttgatttttttttattatttgtttgattcaaattaatatattaatggtgatttaatataaattaaattattaattttaatattattaacattatAGATTTAGAGTCACATGTATCTTTAgacatttgaattttatcatattttatattttattatatttgtatttattttaccaTTTTAACAATTAACTTAAATGCGGAGTCAATAGGTGAGGgtcctatattttttttataatataataaaatgagtgtaaattttgtttaaatatatttttaatcactacaaaattatgattttaagtttagtttttaaatattttttattcacttttagtctctctattttgattttatagaaaCTTTTTTTAgagacaaaaatattatatttttttacaaaaaaaaaaaaacttttaaattagagaagtaaataaaaaagtttttaaggactaaaaagttgagaattttttttacggtgattaaaaataaaattttgaaatttataagaattaaaatttattttatcatttttttaattattaaaattgcactttatttttattagaagcTTAATTCTTAAGATTAAAATAGAGCCTCCAAATGTTTAAGACGAAACTACTTTAGTGTTGTAAGTTTGTTCTCAAATTCACCCTTTTATGTTTTAGCGATTTTTAATGATTCTTTATCAATGTATTAtactaatttgaaataaatgaatgtcgattttaagtaaaataaaattaaaaatttatatcatatagatCACGCatgtaaaattttacacaaaattgaatttatttaatatgttattgagatacatcaaaattaacatcttatgtatttttattgaaCACCGTCAATTTTCATAATCtcaataacatatcaaatgattttagatttttttaaatttttgcatacatgatttatatgatataaaattttaattattcaataaaaaaaattaaaataaatagatagaaTTAAGAGATATTGAAGGAGATTTTGATCGAGAGAATTTTTGCTAGcatatttagaacattataaaatatttatccacAAAAGTTAGAATTTTTAACTTTGAACAacttaaatatgaatttttgaaatgttataaattaaatttaaaagtatcaaaatgtgaaattaaaaatcaaatagtttttatggatgaatttttttttgaaagggAGAAAAACTTTTTATAACTTGTAAACATGTCTCcaaaacaacaatttaaaaatatatttggacATTCCAgcataaattgaaattatttgcAAACTAATTTTGTAAagtctaaaaaatataattttttataaaaagtaaaaacaaaattttaaacttttataaaaactaaaaatttattaaacttttgaaagtttaaCATCATTTCGTGTAACCGAAAAAAGAATAGGAAAATGTCAATAAGTgtcatttagaaaatatattacGGAAAATTGTGCATTTAATAGCTCGAAATGTTAAAAATCGATTTTTCTTATGGATAAAATTCAAATACATCGTCATTGTAAAAAAATGTACTTGATAAGTTCGTCAcaattgttaaataattaaaaatatttgacttttattataattatctaTAAAATCATGCATACAAATGACTGTGATacaatgataatataaaataatttacatttacgtgtatgataattaaatattttctatctaaattttgtatttgtatttttttttctttcttagtACCACCTTAAGAACACTTGATAGAACAGCCCAAAAGAATATTCATCGCAGTAcaacggaaaaaaaaaattcatcttgTGGTTGGCGCTATGAAATATTGTAATATCTACTAATAACAAAATAAACGTGGTTGGCGCTGTTTAtctactaatattttattttatctactAATAACAAAATAAACGTGTATAATTATGGAAATATTGTGATAATTGTATATTACTATTTGTTGTGGTTGGCGCTGTGAAAGTATTcttctctatttttgttttatgtgtATAATGACGGTaatattgtaataattttatactagTATATGTGGTTGGAGCTATGAAAGTAttcttctctatttttattttatcccaCTATTAACAAGATAAACGTGtatagttattttaatattgtatttattttaagataaaataagtttttaattcttataaaactttatttttagttgacataaaaaaattatattttttagttcctACCAATATTTCTTCAAACAATTTTAGTTTCTaccaaaaaaacatatttaattgtctttaaatttttttttttcaagaatgttcaagtcattataaaaaatttattcatataaatttaaatttgttttaacttaagataaattaaatataaattttttaaatatcattgaCTCAAAATAAAAGTAACAGAAATATGGAACTTGAGTTTATGACATttaattacaatattataaacataaacattgtctataaaaaaactcattaaaaaatatacgcTAACAGAGgctaaaaatatttgtataataattttataagaactaaaataattaattttttttacagagactaaaaaagtatttctaaatttataaaaactaaaaacttatttaactcataattttatattagtAATTGCATTGTATAAACTAACATGACTGGATTGTGTTGAAAATGCATAAAACCATACAAGTCTTTGCAAATATACCTTCATCTAGACATACTTCTTTAGTTCCTCTTAGATCAAAGTTGTCAACATGGAGCTTCAGAATCATTTCTACAATACTACCTTTGTAGCATCCTTGCTATTCCTCTtggttatattcaaaatagttaAAAGATTGAGTTGTAACAGTTCCACTTCAAATTTACCACCAGGACCATGGACACTACCTCTCATAGGAAATATACATCAAATTATCAGCAGTTCACTGCCCcatcattatttaaaaaatttggcaGAGAAATATGGACCATTAATGCACATGAAACTAGGAGAGGTATCACACATAATAGTTAGTTCTTCTGAAATAGCCAAAGAAATTATGAAAACACATGACCTCACCTTTTGTGATAGGCCAAATCTTCTTTTCACCACAATACTTACTTATAATGCTACAGATATTGCTTACTCTCCATATGGTGAACACTGGAGGCAACTACGAAAGATATGTGTTCTAGAGCTATTAAATGTGAAACGTGTTCAATCATTTAGGTCTATAAGAGAAGAAGATGTGTCAGATCTTGTTAAATCAATATCTGCAAGTGAAGGATCAATTGTTAATCTAACTCATAAGATATACTCAATGATATCTGGGATAACAGCACAAGCAGCTTTTGGGAAAAAACACAAACATCATCATCTATTCATATCAGCAATGGAGGAAATATTGAGCTTGTTGGGAGGATTTTGTATTGCTGATTTATATCCTTCTATTAAAATGCTTCAAAGGTTAAGTAGGGCGAAGACAAAATTTGAAAAACTTTGTAGAGAAACTGATAAGATATTGCAAGATATCATTGATGATCACAAAAGCAGTGACATGAAAACAACCAAGGATGAAGATTTAGTTGATGTTCTCCTCAAGATTCAACAGGAAAATCATCACTCACATCAACATCCATTGAGTGATGACAATATTAAATCAATCATCCAGGTTAGTTTACAACAAAACATGTCACTGCATTTATTTTCACAATTCAAAGtctgatatataaaaaaagaagattTTATGGACTTGTTACATTATTTTATGCATGGTGGTTTAGATAATAGACAATGTTATTGTAAATCTATTTGTAGGACATGTTCTTTGCTGGTAGCGATACATCATCAGGGACTGTATTATGGGTGATGTCAGAGATGGTAAAAAATCCAAAGGTAATGGAACAAGCACAAGCTGAGATAAGAAAAGTGTTTGATAAAAAAGGGTGTGTAGATGAAACAGAACTACACCAATTGATATACTTAAAGTTTGTCATCAAAGAAACATTAAGGTTACATCCTCCAGCACCATTATTAGTTCCAAGAGAAAGTAGGGAGAAATGCCAAATCAATGGGTATGATATCCCAGCTAAGACAAGAGTCACTATCAATGCTTGGGCTATTGGAAGAGATCCAAAGTTTTGGGTTGAAGCAGAAAGTTTTAAACCTGAGAGGTTTATAAATAATCCAATTGATTTCAAAGGCACAGACTTTGACTACATACCATTTGGTGCTGGAAGGAGAATGTGTCCTGGCATTGCATTTGCCTTACCCAATGTTGAGCTAACTCTTGTTCAATTACTTTACCACTTTGATTGGAAGCTTCCCAATGGAATGAATAATGAAGAATTGGATATGACTGAGTCATTTGGCATTACTGCAGGAAGAAAACATGACCTATGCTTGATTCCTATTACTCGTCGTCTTTGATATGTATTTTCCACACTAAAACAAgtttatttaagttttatatTCTACTTTCAAAGTTTTTGTAATTAATGTCCCtaatgaataattaaataagatcCATTTCGTATGTAACACCTTCACAACAGTTCTAGCGAAATAAATGTGTTCTTTAGTATTtatgttttttggtttttttattataataacaaCCAGGGATTATATGTGATCCATTTTAAGTTTGGCATCGCAACGACACCGTTTcgaatgtaaaataaaaaataaaaaataaaagaagtagaAGATAAACCTCTAGTTGTAAGAGTTACAGAGATTCTTTAAAAATGAGTAGATTAGATTAGGGTTTTTGAGTATATTCTTCTCTTCTTTCAAAATGGCTACTTTTTTGTCTCTATACCCTTACAATCCTATCTTCTATGTTCCAACTCCTTCATCTAATCATGGTTCTGCTTCTGCTTCTTCCTTTTTCAAACGGACCAAATTCGTAGTGCTTTCTGCACATTCCAATCCCAAGATTCTCAAAACCAACAGAAAATCAACCTATGGGAAATACCTTTCGACATACGATacagatgaagaagatgaagaaatggaCGATGAagacgacgacgatgatgatTGGTTCTCTGATGTGAGTTCTGTAATTTCACTGTTGAATATGAAATTTAagtgtttaatttttaaattctgctattaatttatcatttttataaattaattgaataattgAAGTGGTTGCTTGGTTTTGATCGctaaagtttgaaactttttaTCTTCTTCCTAAATATGGTTGAATTGAAGAAAGAGGGCATGTGAGTTTCGATGTTGCTGAATTTTGAGTTTAATGATTATACATTGAATGTGTAAATTAGTTTATACTTTTTATTGTAgtgatttattttaagtttatacTTTTGTTGTGGAACTTGTGTTGTACCAGGAGGAATTTGCTGAGCCTGCTGATTTTAATGCTAAGGATAAGAGATTGAAGTCAAAGAAACTTGCAGGTTTGCTTGAAAAAGAGTTTTTTACTTACTAGTTTTAATAGGAAAGTTGAATGTTGCATAATGTTGTTTGTGTTGAAACAGATAGACAACAGGAAGAAGAACGTGGTGGCGCGAGATCTTTTAATAATGGACAAAGTACTAGATTGCCCAAAAGTCAGAGAATAGCATCTTTACAACAAAATAACAGTGCACAGGTACCGAATAGTGATAACCAGTAAGCTGTTAAGTTTGAAGTGCAAATGATGCCTTTAAGTTCTAATGTACTTTTGTTGGTATGTAATTGGAATCTTATGTAccctttatgtttttgtttttgaaaaattgcaGTATGGTAGACATTCAAAGGAGAAAAGATATCCACATTTGTCTGAAGAGATTGTTTTGGATGTGAAATGGTTACCACTTCTTGATTATTTAAGCACCTTTGGAATTAATGAATCGCAGTTCATCCAAATTTATGAGAGGCACATGTCGTCATTTCAAATTaatgtatgttctgcacaagaAAGGATAGATTACTTATTGAGTCTTGGAGTTAAACATAAAGATATAAAAAGAATCCTTTTGAGGCAACCACAAATTCTGGAGTACACAGTGGAGAACAATTTGAAGACTCATGTTGCTTTCTTGATGGGCTTGGGCGTACCTAGTTCCAAAATAGGGCAGATTATTGCTGCTACTCCATCCCTTTTTTCTTACAGTGTTGAGAATTCGTTGAAACCATCGGCGAGATATTTAATTGAGGAAGTTGGCATCAAGGAAAAAGATTTGGGTAAAGTCATTCAACTGAGTCCTCAAATTCTTGTCCAACGTATTGACATTTCATGGAATACTCGATTTATGTTTCTTACCAAAGAGTTGGGTGCACCCAGAGAGAGTGTTGTAAAGATGGTGACGAAACACCCTCAGCTTCTCCATTACAGCATTGATGATGGATTGCTGCCAAGAATAAATTTCCTAAGGAGCATAGGAATGAAAAATCCAGACATCTTGAAAATCTTGACTAGCCTTACACAGGTCATTTTGCATTCATTTTCCTCATTCTATTCTTCCTTTCCATTTTAAACTGTTTTTATACGATCACGGTTCACCTTAGATTTTCGCCCAAAAAGAACaaggaaaataaaatatgatcaCTATATAACATgatttcattttcatcttttggTTGATCCGTCTTATAATGTTACTAACAGTTTATAGTTCTTATTGACTAATGTGCTTGCAGGTGCTATCTCTTTCCTTGGAGGCTAATCTAAAGCCCAAGTACTTGTACTTGGTAAATGAACTTCACAATGAGGTGCAATCCTTGACCAAATACCCTATGTACCTTAGCTTGTCTTTGGAACAGAGAATTCGTCCTCGTCATAAGTTCTTAGTTTCCCTAAAGAAAGCTCCAAAAGGGCCGTTTCCTCTTGGATCTCTAGTTCCAACTGATGAATGCTTTTGTAAACAGTGGGCTGGAACTACTCTTGATAAATATTTGGCATTTCGCCAGAGATTATTGATCAAAAAGTTTGCTGAGAAATATGACAGAAAAATGTGAATAGATCAGAATCAAGTTTGTCTAAATCAACTTGAATGATTACTGGGAGATGATCAGCAATCTCTTGTAATAAATACTATTGCCATGCAACATATTCATTCTTTGGAGTTTACTAACAAAGCCATGTCATGTGCCTATTCTCATGTAACACAAATATCAGTATCTTATTCTCAGCAGAAGCTGCTCAAAAAAATTTGTCATTGCTGTTTATGTTGGCCTGAAAGACAGAACAATTCACGGTGCCATCTGTTACCATAAGGTGAGCATGTTTAGTCGTTTAGTTATTAACAAATTATTAATACATATAATAAGCTGTTTTTAACATCTGCATTATTGCAGGTTGTGGTCAAAGATATAGATCGAAGAAAGAAGCTGCATAAACTTAAGATCCAATTCATGGATTCtatcatttattttactttcaatGATGAGTTATAGCTATAATTATAATCTGTACACATTGTTTGTTTCTTTTGGTGTTTTCATTGTTTTGTGTATCATAAATCAATAGGACCACTTTTATTACACTTGACCATTATTTGTTATCCTGAGGCAATTTGTATCACATGTACAAGtagaaataaaaacaattattgcCTTCAGAGCTGTACTTGCTACTAAATTCTTACATGCTTgtgatttttctttatttttaggGTATTTTTAAAATGGATGTTTTGTCTAAAAGAAAATTAACTCTTAAACTTTTTAGAAGTTGAATAATGTCATTAAGACAAATTTTACCAAATTCTCGTATAAGAGAAATACGACTTTTAATGCACTATCGTGTTATCAAATACTttagaaatagaaataaaagtCATGTTACATTTATAcgaaaatttgataaaaaaataacttttaaactTTTTAGAAGTTGAATAAGCTTGTCTTTTAACGCACTTTCATTTAGATTTGCGTTTATAAAATGTTTAATCTTTGGACATTTCAAGGAAAATGTTTCTACTATATCTTATGAAAGTTAAAAGGTAAAAatatacttataattttttaaatttaattaaatgttcatttaagtcatttaagtttattttatttgaacttagtcttttaagttatattatttttgtacgTTGGTCTTTTATCTTAATCTTGACAATAATTAgttcaattgaattttttttattatttaaaattgtacCAAATACTACAATAATATGTCCCTCATagtaatcatttaaaaaaatattcatcaataaatttaacttCCTTCATATGCGATATTTCAATTATATCACAGTAATTTgaaacatttttcaaatttaaaatattatatgcgtaatttaatatattttaataattaatgataCAAAGAATGTAATTTAGAAGATTAAAtcgaaaaaagaaaatttaaagattctaacaaaaaaaaaaaagctaaattaaaaaaactacgTGCTTATTTTTGTGTTAAAAGGATCACTTAATACTTATCATTTAATTTAGCTCTCATTATTGCTATTAATTtgtcaaaagaaataaaactcATGAATCGCTACATAAATCTCCCATTTTCTTAATGCTCTTGTTGCTATTTAACTTTGTCTCTAGTCGCTCATcgcttacattttttttaaaagccagTAAATATTAGCATTTATAATATGTTCTGCAttcgaatttaaaataaaatattaaaataatatcataaataattcacataattttttttttcatacacATTTTAAAGTTTTGCACGACATTTATAGGTTTTACACCTTTAAGaatgtcattttaattttaaaaaaaacatctgacacacttttttattttgttatttagataAAAAGAAACCCTAAATTGTCTTCCCTTCATCTCAAACAAGAGGATTGTTTTATCTAGAAGTTTTTGCATTGTAGTATATAAAATTCAAAGAAGTGTCTCAAGTCCACTtgttaataaactaaaaattataaaaattaattaaaaatatattgaaatttatgttttcaaccatttgataaattaaaagttGTTTTTTATGTAAAACTTCCATTTTTAATTCCTTAAAAAGTGTCATAAGGTCACTTATCAACAAAACTCTAAATTAAACAATAATGATAAGATGAGAACAACATTAAAGATGGATTGCCTATTGTTATTGAAGAATAAATTAACACTAATAACGATTTCGTGCAATTAAatgaatatgaagaaaaaataaacaacaaataattacTACATATCATTAACCAAAGATGTTATGAGAAAAGAAAGGTAGATATATAGGTGATAGACACCATCTTccctatttaatttttatttcactCACACTCTCTACATCAAAATATGATGCTTTAAAAATTGTCCAAAAAATGATTCTTTAGAAAATGACTTTGCATGTCCACTAGTATGAATGTGGTAGTTGGAGTTACCTCTTATTCGCATTGAGTAATGATGATATATTTCTTCATTTTGAGATAGATGTCTATCACTGACTAGATTAAATGTTGTAGGAAACAATGTCTTTGAGACGCACTCTTGGTGCTAGCTAGTGTTGTTGCTAATGGGATCGGTGAACTAAGGATGACGCAAGTTATGGCACAAATGGATGTTGCTATCGCTGCTCAGAATGAACGTGACTTGCAAAGAGATGAAAGGGAAGAAAGAGTCACGGAACCTAGAGGTTTGGCATATTTCTAGAGACACGACCCTCCCAAGTTCTATGGAAATGTTGACCCCGAAAAAATCGACAAATAGATatagaaaatagaaaagatctttgaaatgattCAGTATCCACCCTTGGTGAAAGTGAGTTATGTCCCTTATCTATTACTTGGTGATGATGAGTATTGGTGGATGAACACCAAATTGATAATGGAAGCTGCTCAAGAAGAGATTAATTGAGAATATTTTTAGATGAAATTTCTGGATAAGTATTATTGCATAAAATTCAAGTGTACAAGTTTGTTAAGTAGTAGTATATAAGATTATCAAATtcacatatattaatttaataactaCCAAACTAATCAAGATTTTATCGTATTCAAGTTCTTCATCAATTGTGACTGTGATAATTTTGGCTTCATCCGGCTTAGGTTTAATTTGAGTGGACGATGCATATTGAGGCCTTAGAGATAACACATGAATATTTTGCATCAAAGTTGTATTATCGATATCTAGCTCATTTTCCTGTTTTAGACTTTGCAGTTGCATGCAAGGTGCTATGTAAGCATGTGTTACATTTGAAGGAGTAGGAATTATATTGATCTCAAGGCAGATCTCATAGTAATTACAATAATTTCTAATTGGAAAGTCTTTACTATCATGCCCCCATCAAGTCACAATATTGACAACGAGGAGGAAGAAATGTGTTAAATGTCTTCTAAGATCTTCTAATTTAGCCTCTAATATATATTCACACGTTTTTCTCTTAAGTTTGATTTGTTCTTAATTACCCAATATGTAGTTTCTGACAGTTTTTCTCTTGACCATGTTTTTTAttctacaaaaacaaaaatcaactgCAAACATGCTTTGAGAAGTGGGTGAGCATGCAcaagtaacaaaaaaaattctaataaaattaataacaattaaataaataaatactttttttaataaactaaagtgcaaaacaaaattgaaataataataataacaaataaaaataacatatttaaaataattaagtatattaataataataataacaacaaaaattaaaacaaacaatttttttaataaaataattaaaattaaactaaataaaaaaatgtttagagtaataaaaaaaattcgcTTAacattgttaaattaatttttggcaACGACACCAAAAATTTGTTGCACAAAGTTCCGCAAGTATACGAGTTTGTCAAGTAATAGTATATAAGATTATTGTATCCACTTAGATTAATTtaacaagtataaaattaatcaatattttattgtatttagactaataaaaattattgttggtTCGCGATAATGAAAACGTAAAGATAGCATAATCCATCTCGTAAAATTATAACGAGAGTATACAACAACACAACTTCAAATTAATGGAAAGTAAACGTATGGTCATGGTTTTacttataatatcaatatcccTAGTCCTAGTTggatataaattctaatttattttctcaattatcaatccatctttaaaactattaacaaatatttgtcattcaATGTAATATTTGTTTCCCTAAAATAATCCTTTGAttgatcatacaaaaaatataattaaaagaaagCATAAAGAACCAAGAGGTTGAGTGATTGAATTAATATCTATGTTTCATCATTTCAAATCTTAATCTTAATTATTCTAAAGATCTATCAATTAATTGTAGTTGGCTACTAGTCCATTGATTGATTAaggcataaaaaaataaactagaatTAAAACTAAGACACAGTAAAAAGGCATTTTAATCACAAGATTCACCATAGACTCTAGAAAGGAGCTTAATTACTCATTaacatatagaaaataaaacaaataggTTTAAAATAGAGGGTCAATACTctcttaaaattatataaaaatagctTTATCAAGTATTTTTCATTTAGCACTAGAAAAATGTTAGGTGATGATTGTCTGTAAATTTGTCAAGGTGGTATGATCGTAGGAGAATATTCGGCGAAATTTGAATCATTGTCatgatatttcaaatttttcctTCAGACCGTTGATGAAGACTTTATGTGTCACCGCTTCTAAAATGGGCTAAGATATGAAATTCAAGATTATGTCACGCCTCTGAGAAACAAATGATTCCAACCAAAATCGTAGTCAAGGTCAACTCGAGAAAAAG
It contains:
- the LOC105851681 gene encoding cytochrome P450 71D10-like — its product is MELQNHFYNTTFVASLLFLLVIFKIVKRLSCNSSTSNLPPGPWTLPLIGNIHQIISSSLPHHYLKNLAEKYGPLMHMKLGEVSHIIVSSSEIAKEIMKTHDLTFCDRPNLLFTTILTYNATDIAYSPYGEHWRQLRKICVLELLNVKRVQSFRSIREEDVSDLVKSISASEGSIVNLTHKIYSMISGITAQAAFGKKHKHHHLFISAMEEILSLLGGFCIADLYPSIKMLQRLSRAKTKFEKLCRETDKILQDIIDDHKSSDMKTTKDEDLVDVLLKIQQENHHSHQHPLSDDNIKSIIQDMFFAGSDTSSGTVLWVMSEMVKNPKVMEQAQAEIRKVFDKKGCVDETELHQLIYLKFVIKETLRLHPPAPLLVPRESREKCQINGYDIPAKTRVTINAWAIGRDPKFWVEAESFKPERFINNPIDFKGTDFDYIPFGAGRRMCPGIAFALPNVELTLVQLLYHFDWKLPNGMNNEELDMTESFGITAGRKHDLCLIPITRRL
- the LOC101503690 gene encoding transcription termination factor MTERF9, chloroplastic; amino-acid sequence: MATFLSLYPYNPIFYVPTPSSNHGSASASSFFKRTKFVVLSAHSNPKILKTNRKSTYGKYLSTYDTDEEDEEMDDEDDDDDDWFSDEEFAEPADFNAKDKRLKSKKLADRQQEEERGGARSFNNGQSTRLPKSQRIASLQQNNSAQYGRHSKEKRYPHLSEEIVLDVKWLPLLDYLSTFGINESQFIQIYERHMSSFQINVCSAQERIDYLLSLGVKHKDIKRILLRQPQILEYTVENNLKTHVAFLMGLGVPSSKIGQIIAATPSLFSYSVENSLKPSARYLIEEVGIKEKDLGKVIQLSPQILVQRIDISWNTRFMFLTKELGAPRESVVKMVTKHPQLLHYSIDDGLLPRINFLRSIGMKNPDILKILTSLTQVLSLSLEANLKPKYLYLVNELHNEVQSLTKYPMYLSLSLEQRIRPRHKFLVSLKKAPKGPFPLGSLVPTDECFCKQWAGTTLDKYLAFRQRLLIKKFAEKYDRKM